A section of the Pristis pectinata isolate sPriPec2 unplaced genomic scaffold, sPriPec2.1.pri scaffold_94_arrow_ctg1, whole genome shotgun sequence genome encodes:
- the dhrs1 gene encoding dehydrogenase/reductase SDR family member 1, translating to TIFENQGKRFWEMPTSAWDDINNVGLRGHYICSVYAARMMVETGRGLIVVISSIGGLRYLFNVPYGVGKAACDRLAQDCAAELRRHGVTYVSLWPGAVRTETTTAILNAQPTSPTQAKIFDMFSKGETPEMSGMCIVAMAKDKNILRKTGRVHLTCDLATEYGLSDVDGRPLVQYRSLGFLLGQVWGLAWLGSLLPAFLKVPKWLMALGASRF from the exons ACGATCTTCGAGAACCAGGGGAAGCGGTTCTGGGAGATGCCGACGTCAGCTTGGGACGACATCAACAACGTGGGGCTACG GGGTCACTACATCTGCTCAGTGTACGCCGCGCGCATGATggtggagacggggagggggctGATCGTGGTCATCTCCTCCATTGGGGGTCTGCGATACCTGTTCAACGTGCCGTACGGCGTGGGCAAGGCCGCG TGTGACCGGCTGGCCCAGGACTGCGCGGCAGAGttacgcagacacggggtgacCTACGTGTCGCTGTGGCCGGGGGCCGTCCGCACCGAGACCACCACTGCCATCCTCAATGCACAGCCCACCAGCCCGACCCAGGCCAAG ATATTCGACATGTTCAGCAAGGGTGAGACCCCGGAGATGAGTGGGATGTGCATCGTCGCCATGGCAAAGG ACAAAAACATCCTGAGGAAGACGGGCAGGGTGCACCTGACCTGCGACCTGGCTACAGAGTACGGACTGTCAGACGTGGACG GACGGCCGCTGGTACAGTACCGGTCCCTGGGCTTCCTCCTCGGGCAGGTGTGGGGCCTGGCCTGGCTCGGATCTCTGCTGCCCGCCTTCCTCAAGGTTCCCAAGTGGCTGATGGCGCTGGGGGCCAGCCGCTTCTGA